From a single Zygotorulaspora mrakii chromosome 2, complete sequence genomic region:
- the RBP95 gene encoding RNA-binding ribosome assembly factor RBP95 (similar to Saccharomyces cerevisiae YCR016W; ancestral locus Anc_1.431) has translation MTDQHIPAWQRIVIKQQQGKTEDNDFIDEDPLNVTTHLATGTLTKKEKKRIINGRSLETSKKITKKKADANRRRDKLTKEEREDKRAKTVLKDQLRYLIEFHLHKISDEIPKELHALPNVQSNYPKHMLDDRKKKDTVIEIWKFSKQKQNWLIKHFFTISEIPVEYDDILMNYFADLKSDFLRNSLTSKCWDKVKEWNDFAEKEEENIKHIVEADEKEDSTEEQKNESDGKKEQKSDAEKEELIVPPNKDIVSRCVKLLGIWKLDEKDGKLIELKNF, from the coding sequence ATGACTGATCAACACATACCGGCTTGGCAAAGGATTGTGATAAAACAGCAGCAGGGCAAAACTGAAGACAACGACTTTATAGATGAAGATCCTCTGAACGTAACCACCCATTTAGCAACTGGAACATTGAcgaagaaggaaaagaagcGTATCATAAATGGTAGGAGTCTGGAAACgagcaaaaaaatcacgaagaaaaaagctGATGCTAACAGGAGAAGAGATAAATTGaccaaagaagaaagagaagacaAAAGAGCAAAGACGGTTTTGAAGGATCAACTACGTTACCTGATCGAATTCCACTTGCATAAAATCTCAGATGAAATACCAAAAGAATTGCATGCTCTACCCAATGTTCAAAGTAATTACCCCAAACATATGTTAGATgacagaaaaaagaaagatacAGTCATCGAGATCTGGAAATTCTCAAAACAAAAGCAAAACTGGTTAATtaagcatttttttactatttcagaaattccagttgaatatgatgatattttaaTGAATTATTTTGCAGATTTAAAGAGTGACTTCCTGAGAAATAGCTTAACAAGTAAATGTTGGGATAAGGTCAAGGAGTGGAACGACtttgcagaaaaagaagaagaaaatatcaaacaTATTGTTGAAGCTGACGAAAAGGAAGACAGCACAGaagaacagaaaaatgaaagtgacggaaagaaagagcaaaaaTCTGATGCtgagaaagaagaactaATAGTACCCCCAAACAAAGATATCGTATCGCGATGCGTGAAGCTGCTTGGGATTTGGAAACTTGACGAGAAAGATGGCAAGTTAATTGAATTAAAGAATTTCTAA
- the UBC8 gene encoding E2 ubiquitin-conjugating protein UBC8 (similar to Saccharomyces cerevisiae UBC8 (YEL012W); ancestral locus Anc_1.436), with translation MQLPSHSSDDSKRRIETDVMKLLMSDHEVELVNNSMQEFHVKFHGPKDTPYEGGAWRLHVELPDNYPYKSPSIGFVNKIFHPNIDVASGSICLDVINSTWSPLYDLKNILEWMIPGLLKEPNGSDPLNNEAATLQLRDKVLYEDKIKEYIEKYASNEKYIQFFGTDDEDDESDSDDEDQDQDSNDEDNDENDYDDDLDDDNIEDGNELSELEELSDIEMSDEETQK, from the coding sequence ATGCAACTGCCCTCTCACTCCAGTGATGATTCAAAGAGGAGAATAGAAACAGATGTTATGAAATTATTGATGAGTGACCATGAGGTTGAACTGGTGAACAACAGCATGCAAGAGTTCCACGTTAAATTTCACGGACCGAAGGATACACCCTACGAAGGAGGCGCCTGGAGGTTGCATGTCGAGTTGCCCGATAACTATCCTTACAAGTCTCCCAGTATAGGGTTTGTCAACAAGATATTCCACCCCAACATCGATGTCGCGTCCGGTTCGATCTGTCTGGATGTGATAAACTCTACATGGTCCCCTCTCTACGATCTTAAGAATATCCTAGAGTGGATGATACCTGGCTTGCTTAAAGAACCGAACGGCAGCGATCCTTTGAACAACGAGGCAGCCACCTTACAACTGCGGGACAAGGTGTTGTACGAGGACAAGATCAAGGAGTATATCGAAAAATACGCTTCTAATGAGAAATACATCCAGTTTTTCGGAACAGACGACGAGGATGACGAGAGCGACAGTGACGACGAAGATCAGGATCAGGACAGTAATGACGAAGACAACGACGAAAATGACTACGATGATGATCTGGATGATGACAATATAGAAGACGGCAACGAATTGAGTGAGCTCGAGGAACTCAGTGACATTGAGATGagtgatgaagaaactcaaaaataG
- the PET18 gene encoding Pet18p (similar to Saccharomyces cerevisiae PET18 (YCR020C); ancestral locus Anc_1.439) codes for MQSTTDVLLAKNEALFKKATEHNLTKELCQGTLKDRTLYIYLAQDVQFFETGLRLLCKLTSLAPSTFSLITLAKKIGFFASDENTYFENALKLLGGSVAEEQREAFKAQKIGDIKSYVDFLEEMTNSTKYTYAELVTYLWVAEQVYWTWARDSPRKENLHWKYQTWIDLHDGEHFQVWCEFLRDEVNKYSVAEVEEMFKKVLQMEYEFFETSYSA; via the coding sequence ATGCAGTCTACCACCGATGTATTATTAGCTAAGAATGAAGctcttttcaagaaggCTACTGAACACAATTTAACTAAAGAGCTATGCCAGGGAACGCTTAAAGATCGCACTCTGTATATTTATTTAGCTCAAGACGTTCAGTTTTTTGAGACAGGATTGAGACTGTTGTGCAAATTAACTTCATTAGCGCCTTCTACGTTCAGTTTGATTACGCTtgctaaaaaaattggcttCTTCGCTAGTGACGAGAATAcgtattttgaaaatgcttTAAAGTTACTAGGAGGTTCGGTCGCTGAAGAGCAGCGTGAAGCCTTCAAGGCGCAAAAGATAGGTGACATCAAAAGTTATGTCGATTTTCTGGAAGAAATGACAAACTCTACAAAATATACGTATGCAGAGTTGGTCACATATCTCTGGGTTGCCGAACAAGTATATTGGACATGGGCCCGTGATTCTCcaagaaaggaaaatttGCATTGGAAATACCAAACTTGGATTGATTTGCACGATGGGGAACATTTCCAGGTTTGGTGTGAATTTTTGAGGGACGAAGTTAACAAATATTCTGTCgcagaagttgaagaaatgttcaaaaaagtCTTGCAAATGGAGTAcgaattttttgaaacgaGCTACAGTGCATAG
- the SWM2 gene encoding Swm2p (similar to Saccharomyces cerevisiae YNR004W; ancestral locus Anc_1.433), whose translation MTLEHTSEKLQSLLNSFTNTQVIPKSYSELLLPFYKSIALNEKLRGIALSKCRQTFSQWENYDANLTDPEAVQRCLDLWLTIKGQDYNLTRSLPSSSNIIIEDIEVTNYVGPQEFERLEFHPVTHELLSNPLSNLIVEEVEATQFVDMNKLTKNDNDISMSN comes from the coding sequence ATGACTCTGGAGCATACATCTGAGAAGCTGCAGAGCTTGCTTAATTCATTCACTAATACGCAAGTTATTCCCAAATCATATTCGGAACTTCTGCTTCCTTTTTACAAGTCAATTGCactaaatgaaaaactgaGAGGAATAGCGCTCTCAAAATGTCGACAAACTTTCAGTCAATGGGAAAACTATGATGCGAATTTAACAGATCCAGAAGCAGTCCAACGATGTTTGGACCTTTGGCTTACAATTAAAGGTCAAGACTATAATCTAACTAGATCTTTACCAAGCAGCTCAAATATCATTAtcgaagatattgaagtGACGAATTATGTGGGGCCTCAAGAATTTGAGCGACTGGAGTTTCATCCAGTGACTCACGAACTTCTCTCAAACCCTCTCAGCAACTTGATTGTGGAGGAAGTTGAGGCCACACAGTTTGTTGACATGAACAAATTGACCAAgaatgataatgatatcAGTATGTCAAATTAA
- the GLC3 gene encoding 1,4-alpha-glucan branching enzyme (similar to Saccharomyces cerevisiae GLC3 (YEL011W); ancestral locus Anc_1.435), whose translation MSQIPENVRGAVEFDSWLTPFADVLSQRRFFADKWAYDITHATPDGSFQSLSKFARDSYKSYGFHADPHTREIRYKEWAPNARQAFLIGEFNGWNETSHELKFKDEFGNFHITISPTSSGEYAIPHDSKIKVMFVLADGSKIYRIPAWITRATQPDKETAKMFGPVYEGRFWNPPNPYRFVHKRPEFNELEDSLRIYEAHIGISSPEPKIATYKEFTANVLPRIKYLGYDAIQLMAIMEHAYYASFGYQVTNFFAISSRFGTPEELKELIDTAHGMGILVLLDVVHSHASKNVEDGLNKFDGSDHQYFHSLSSGRGEHPLWDSRLFNYGNFEVQRFLLSNLAFYIDIYQFDGFRFDGVTSMLYLHHGVGENGSFSGDYNEYLSPERSNVDHEALAYLMLANDLAHEMLPQSAITIAEDVSGYPTLCLPRKIGGTGFNYRLAMALPDMWIKILKETSDEDWDLGKIVHTLTNRRHGEKVVAYCESHDQALVGDKTLAFWLMDAAMYTNMSILSSATPVIDRGVALHKMIRLLTDSLGGEAYLNFEGNEFGHPEWLDFPNANNNNSYHYARRQFNLVDDELLRYKFLYEFDGAMQHCEKQYKWLNTPQAYVSLKNESDKIIAFERNGLLFIFNFHPTKSFTDYRIGVESPGTYSIVLNTDHKVFGGHERIDESSKFVTTDLPWNNRKNFIQVYIPSRVALVCALK comes from the coding sequence atgagCCAAATCCCCGAAAACGTTAGAGGTGCTGTTGAGTTCGATTCCTGGTTAACCCCATTTGCTGATGTGTTGTCTCAAAGAAGATTCTTTGCGGATAAGTGGGCTTATGATATAACCCATGCTACTCCCGATGGGTCATTCCAGTCTTTGTCCAAGTTTGCAAGAGATTCGTACAAGTCATATGGGTTTCATGCCGATCCGCATACCAGAGAAATTAGGTACAAGGAATGGGCACCCAATGCGAGACAGGCGTTCTTGATCGGTGAGTTCAATGGATGGAATGAGACGTCGCATGAACTGAAGTTCAAGGACGAATTTGGGAATTTCCATATCACGATTTCTCCCACCTCGAGTGGTGAGTATGCCATCCCGCATGATTCAAAGATAAAAGTCATGTTTGTTTTGGCTGATGGATCCAAGATCTACAGAATACCTGCTTGGATCACCAGAGCTACTCAGCCGGATAAGGAGACTGCGAAGATGTTTGGTCCTGTTTATGAGGGTAGGTTTTGGAATCCTCCCAATCCCTATCGGTTTGTTCACAAACGACCAGAGTTCAATGAGTTGGAGGATTCGTTGAGAATATATGAGGCCCACATTGGAATTTCGTCTCCAGAACCCAAAATCGCCACTTATAAGGAATTTACTGCGAATGTATTACCAAGAATTAAGTATTTAGGTTATGATGCCATTCAGTTGATGGCTATAATGGAGCATGCCTATTATGCGTCTTTCGGTTATCAGGTGACCAATTTCTTTGCTATAAGTTCACGTTTTGGTACCCCTGAGGAGCTCAAAGAATTAATCGACACAGCGCATGGTATGGGCATTCTGGTTCTGTTAGATGTTGTTCATAGTCATGCCTctaaaaatgttgaagatggtTTAAACAAATTCGACGGGTCTGATCATCAGTATTTTCACTCATTGAGTTCAGGGAGAGGTGAACATCCGTTGTGGGACTCACGATTATTCAATTATGGCAACTTTGAAGTTCAGAGATTTTTATTGTCCAATTTAGCATTTTATATTGACATCTATCAGTTTGACGGATTTAGGTTCGATGGTGTTACTTCAATGTTATATTTACACCATGGTGTTGGGGAGAATGGAAGCTTCAGTGGAGACTATAATGAATACTTATCCCCGGAGAGGTCAAACGTTGATCATGAGGCTCTAGCTTACTTGATGCTGGCAAATGATTTAGCACACGAAATGTTGCCTCAATCAGCCATAACAATAGCTGAAGATGTTTCCGGCTATCCAACTCTATGCCTGCCTCGTAAAATAGGTGGCACCGGGTTTAATTACAGATTAGCGATGGCATTGCCAGATATGTGGataaaaattctgaaagaGACTAGTGACGAGGACTGGGATCTGGGAAAGATAGTGCATACTTTAACCAATAGACGTCATGGTGAAAAAGTCGTCGCATATTGTGAATCTCATGATCAAGCATTAGTCGGGGACAAAACCTTAGCCTTTTGGTTAATGGATGCCGCAATGTATACTAATATGAGCATATTGTCTTCAGCAACTCCTGTCATTGACAGGGGCGTTGCCTTGCACAAAATGATTAGACTATTAACAGATTCTTTAGGTGGTGAGGCATATTTGAACTTCGAAGGAAATGAATTTGGCCATCCAGAGTGGCTAGATTTCCCAAATGctaacaataataatagctATCACTATGCTAGAAGACAATTCAATCTGGTGGATGATGAACTGCTACGCTATAAATTCCTGTACGAGTTTGACGGGGCAATGCAGCACTGTGAAAAGCAATATAAATGGCTCAATACTCCACAAGCGTATGTGTCACTGAAAAATGAATCTGATAAGATAATTGCATTCGAGCGCAATGGACtacttttcatcttcaactttcatCCAACTAAGAGCTTCACTGATTATAGAATTGGTGTTGAATCTCCAGGGACGTACAGTATCGTATTAAATACAGATCATAAAGTATTTGGCGGGcatgaaagaattgatgaaagCTCGAAATTCGTTACTACGGATCTACCGTGGAACAATAGGAAGAACTTTATCCAGGTTTATATTCCAAGTAGAGTCGCACTGGTTTGCGCCTTGAAATAA
- the MAK31 gene encoding Mak31p (similar to Saccharomyces cerevisiae MAK31 (YCR020C- A); ancestral locus Anc_1.438), whose amino-acid sequence MEKLQLYDFIGSTLYINLGNDRILRGTLMAVDAQLNLLLDHVRERNGGQSERLMGLVSVPEQTVKSIKITEQSLNHICQLKQDLLRQIV is encoded by the coding sequence ATGGAGAAATTACAACTGTACGATTTCATTGGGTCTACATTGTACATAAATTTGGGCAACGATAGGATCTTAAGAGGTACTTTGATGGCTGTAGATGCCCAATTAAATCTGTTACTGGATCACGTGCGCGAGCGAAATGGTGGTCAATCTGAAAGACTGATGGGGCTCGTTAGTGTGCCTGAACAGACCGTGAAATCCATCAAGATAACCGAGCAGTCGTTGAATCATATCTGCCAACTGAAGCAGGATCTATTGAGGCAGATCGTATAA
- the HTL1 gene encoding Htl1p (similar to Saccharomyces cerevisiae HTL1 (YCR020W- B); ancestral locus Anc_1.437), translating into MSVSNTASTNYTNSVLERKYNHVTLKTLTAYELLQQRESMCELFNLTDDSERHGTIVNIETQKRTLEEMKDRVKRLQEEQ; encoded by the coding sequence ATGTCAGTCAGTAATACGGCTAGCACCAATTACACCAACAGTGTCTTGGAACGGAAGTATAACCATGTTACTTTGAAGACATTGACTGCCTACGAGCTGCTGCAACAAAGAGAGAGCATGTGTGAACTATTCAACCTCACTGACGACAGCGAAAGACATGGCACTATCGTCAACATTGAGACGCAAAAACGAACGCTGGAGGAAATGAAAGACCGAGTTAAGCGGCTCCAGGAAGAGCAGTGA
- the CWH43 gene encoding Cwh43p (similar to Saccharomyces cerevisiae CWH43 (YCR017C); ancestral locus Anc_1.434), which translates to MVALSGKIIPLAHTICASAAFLAALAAGYKLHFHKIVRNAHYGYPDEWFPSVSATIGDRYPERSIFQILIALTSFPRFLLLLGHLYLNGSIACFVIGVIRTVTCGGWVYITSTDDHDIHDIFMISYIVLTLPWDIMITRKTTQAKLAKGITASAFFATLVPLLYWYYQHQVKHIAGAYSVYAYFEWSLIGLDIAFDALSYSDFENLIVDLSYEISDNGTTFFKFDKLKSPKPQSISQGDTSLSCDEQEYVEDSEAEITADTTIADVIRSNDEEIEIVFEKTEKITVLPDMSRAPSYDSFLYILTNTFNSFMFWTAMTSLTCSIWYFPLWYMGISGYEAAMLFFLGPIVLYIPFMPTVIYQYGVLLSGIIGIGSHFIGSPETRLIVQGVGTAITVATFVLNLKSLLNRQINGSFTITWVFGLVLSVAIKMGCYSNNPLWPIMNAENGGYNKTGLVLVTFFGLLSPYVNSVHFMEAEDIEAEVTASEKKVSFLTRLFLSLGFGSLIFSIHQLLTDASTVIYWSWEGWGENSQGPLSWPWSGLTCTVMLLAGISSLRFSNFSLFPAFLLSVSTAILCIRDITQWTKYIFGGLLYATSIIWLLPSYFVALPLTGSLAVFVWGCLLYIILVLAHVWVVAYAFVPGGWLLRERIEYVLAFSSFCIVLGALSIQFSGPFTKLRNFDRDLSPKFYKIVSYFAFTIISLIGFFTYNLRPTGIPQPYHPDSKLITAGIWTIHFGLDNDMWASEDGMQFLIKEMELDVVGLLETDTQRITMGNRDFSSKLGHDLNMYSDFGPGPNKHTWGCMLLSKFPIINSTHHLLPSPNGELAPAIYATLKTYDDILVDVFVFHGGQEEDDEDRRLQSEKLAELMGNTDRPAILLSYLVTHPHRGYYNNFVSEASGMHDIDPADDDRWCEYILYKKLKRTGYARVTRGTITDTEMQIGKFQVLTEEQVTQYGDSLYEFNKSDYTPNGDLEFPNKFNDEGERGHRYHVFDKPLYYEVPDGSVKK; encoded by the coding sequence ATGGTTGCTCTCAGCGGCAAAATAATTCCACTAGCACATACTATATGTGCTTCAGCCGCTTTTCTCGCAGCGTTAGCTGCAGGCTATAAATTACATTTTCACAAGATAGTGCGCAATGCACATTATGGCTATCCAGACGAGTGGTTTCCAAGTGTATCAGCTACTATTGGCGATAGATACCCCGAACGATCGatattccaaattttgattgcCTTGACGTCATTTCCCCGTTTTCTTTTACTACTGGGGCACCTATACTTGAATGGCTCTATCGCCTGTTTTGTCATTGGTGTCATACGTACAGTCACATGTGGAGGCTGGGTATACATCACAAGTACCGATGATCATGATATTCATGACATTTTTATGATTTCCTACATTGTGCTAACTCTTCCGTGGGATATAATGATCACTCGGAAAACTACACAGGCTAAATTGGCAAAGGGTATAACAGcttcagctttttttgCTACTCTGGTGCCGCTACTCTATTGGTACTACCAACATCAAGTTAAACATATAGCTGGAGCATACTCGGTTTACGCATATTTCGAGTGGTCTCTCATAGGTTTGGACATCGCATTTGATGCTCTCTCGTATTCAGACTTTGAAAACCTGATTGTTGATCTGTCTTACGAAATATCTGATAATGGTactacttttttcaaattcgaTAAATTGAAATCGCCCAAGCCTCAGTCAATAAGTCAAGGTGACACATCGTTATCCTGTGATGAACAAGAGTACGTTGAAGACTCGGAGGCAGAAATCACAGCTGATACCACGATTGCTGATGTTATACGTTCCAACGAtgaggaaattgaaatagTGTTTGAAAAGACGGAAAAGATAACAGTACTTCCTGACATGAGTCGAGCTCCCTCTTATGATTCCTTTTTGTACATCCTCACCAACACCTTTAATTCTTTCATGTTCTGGACTGCGATGACGTCTTTAACTTGTAGTATATGGTATTTTCCTCTATGGTATATGGGAATATCTGGATATGAAGCTGCTATGCTATTCTTTTTGGGACCAATTGTCCTATATATTCCCTTTATGCCAACGGTGATATACCAATACGGTGTTTTGTTGAGCGGGATAATTGGCATTGGATCACATTTCATAGGCTCACCTGAAACTCGTTTGATTGTTCAAGGTGTTGGTACCGCAATAACCGTCGCGAcatttgttttgaactTGAAATCACTTTTAAACAGGCAAATCAATGGTTCATTCACTATTACATGGGTGTTTGGATTAGTTTTGTCTGTTGCGATTAAAATGGGTTGTTACAGTAATAATCCCTTATGGCCTATCATGAATGCAGAAAATGGTGGTTATAACAAAACAGGCCTAGTACTTGTCACTTTTTTCGGTTTGTTGTCACCTTATGTCAATTCAGTTCACTTCATGGAGGCAGAAGATATTGAGGCAGAAGTTACTGCCtctgaaaagaaagtatCTTTTCTCACAAGACTTTTCTTGAGTTTGGGTTTTGGATCGCTCATTTTTAGTATCCATCAACTATTGACGGATGCGTCAACTGTCATATATTGGTCCTGGGAAGGTTGGGGAGAGAATTCACAGGGTCCACTTTCATGGCCTTGGAGTGGTTTGACTTGTACTGTGATGCTTCTTGCAGGTATTTCCTCTCtaagattttcaaatttctcattATTTCCTGCATTCCTGCTGTCTGTCTCTACGGCAATCCTGTGCATTCGAGACATTACGCAGTGGACTAAATACATATTTGGCGGTTTACTCTATGCTACATCAATTATTTGGCTCCTTCCATCGTATTTTGTCGCATTGCCCCTAACTGGATCCCTTGCTGTTTTTGTGTGGGGTTGTCTACTTTATATTATACTTGTACTTGCACACGTTTGGGTAGTTGCTTACGCATTCGTACCAGGGGGGTGGCTGTTAAGGGAGAGGATTGAATATGTTTTAgccttttcttccttttgtATTGTGTTAGGTGCCTTATCAATTCAGTTTTCTGGCCCCTTTACTAAGTTAAGGAACTTTGATAGAGATTTGAGCCCAAAGTTTTACAAGATAGTCTCTTACTTCGCCTTCACCATCATTTCATTGATTGGTTTTTTCACATATAACTTGAGACCAACAGGAATTCCCCAACCATACCACCctgattcaaaattaatAACCGCTGGTATATGGACTATACATTTTGGCCTTGATAACGATATGTGGGCTTCTGAAGATGGTATGCAATTCTTGATTAAAGAAATGGAATTAGATGTTGTTGGTCTATTGGAAACGGATACACAGCGAATTACAATGGGCAACAGAGACTTTTCGAGTAAGTTAGGACACGATTTGAATATGTATTCCGATTTCGGACCAGGTCCAAATAAGCATACATGGGGTTGCATGTTATTATCTAAATTCCCTATCATCAATTCAACACACCATTTGCTACCTTCTCCAAATGGGGAGTTAGCACCTGCGATTTATGCTACCTTAAAAACATATGATGATATTCTAGTTGacgtttttgttttccatGGTGGTCAGGAGGAGGATGACGAAGATCGAAGATTacaaagtgaaaaattagCTGAACTGATGGGTAATACAGACCGTCCGGCGATTTTGCTAAGTTATTTGGTTACACATCCACATAGAGGCTATTACAACAACTTTGTGAGTGAAGCATCAGGTATGCACGATATTGATCCTGCAGACGATGATAGATGGTGCGAATATATTCTATACAAAAAATTAAAGAGGACGGGCTATGCAAGAGTTACTAGAGGTACCATCACGGATACAGAAATGCAGATTGGTAAATTTCAAGTATTGACTGAAGAACAGGTGACTCAGTACGGTGACTCTCTATATGAGTTCAACAAGTCGGACTATACACCCAATGGTGACCTGGAGTTCCCGAATAAATTTAATGATGAAGGTGAAAGAGGCCACCGTTATCATGTTTTCGATAAGCCTTTGTATTATGAAGTGCCCGATGGAAGtgttaaaaaatga
- the CTO1 gene encoding Cto1p (similar to Saccharomyces cerevisiae YCR015C; ancestral locus Anc_1.430) produces MDLLVFHCVPLGVDIEVCEYILTCVNFFRSIEVVSRDLSHEMKDIIISDFDDTITSRDTISLLGELPYLINPLLNPKWSYFQDAYMSNYHKFQKNPQAFGAQFAGGRTFPLLCSSNETVTSANFYTLFATEIRYQQDRRLLEMTSTEEMTKRGLFKGITHSDICRYVEYDPRIGASLLRNGFMEFISSLDSSEFYIISINWSKEFIHEVVGTSNIEASNIFCNELISQNGIYTGKFSNQILAGSDKLHELEKLLRKHQSDETDNRFWYIGDSETDLLSILHPKVNGLLLLDPESEKKKLMKLATEVLGIPLNELKLYVQDKNVLHMKCFSKENGNGFFLVKSWFAIQELVRPRST; encoded by the coding sequence ATGGACCTTTTGGTTTTTCACTGTGTTCCACTTGGGGTTGACATAGAAGTGTGTGAATATATCTTAACATGCGTAAATTTTTTCCGTTCTATTGAAGTGGTCAGTAGAGACCTATCTCACGAAATGAAAGACATCATCATCTCTGACTTCGACGACACGATTACATCAAGGGATACCATTAGTCTTCTGGGTGAACTACCTTACCTAATCAACCCACTCTTAAACCCAAAGTGGTCCTACTTTCAGGATGCTTACATGAGCAATTATCAtaaattccaaaagaatCCGCAAGCATTTGGAGCTCAATTCGCTGGTGGAAGAACTTTCCCTTTGCTGTGCTCCTCGAATGAAACAGTAACGAGTGCCAATTTTTACACCCTCTTTGCTACTGAGATACGGTACCAGCAAGATAGAAGATTATTGGAAATGACCAGTACGGAAGAGATGACGAAACGGGGTTTATTCAAGGGAATAACGCATAGTGACATATGCCGTTATGTAGAGTATGATCCACGAATCGGAGCATCCCTATTACGAAATGGCTTCATGGAATTTATCTCTTCACTTGATAGCAGCGAATTTTATATAATTTCTATCAACTGGTCCAAAGAATTCATTCATGAGGTGGTCGGGACCTCAAATATTGAAGCATCCAACATTTTCTGCAACGAGCTGATTTCCCAAAATGGGATCTATACAGGTAAATTCTCAAATCAAATATTAGCAGGTTCGGATAAATTACACGAGTTGGAAAAACTACTTAGAAAGCATCAATCTGACGAAACAGATAATCGATTTTGGTATATTGGTGACAGTGAAACAGATCTTTTATCTATACTGCATCCCAAGGTCAATGGTCTCTTACTGCTAGACCCTgaatcagaaaaaaaaaagctcaTGAAACTTGCTACCGAGGTTCTTGGAATCCCATTAAATGAGCTAAAACTATATGTGCAAGATAAAAATGTGCTCCATATGAAATGTTTTAGCAAGGAAAACGGAAACggattttttttggtcAAATCATGGTTCGCAATACAAGAATTAGTTCGACCCAGGTCAACGTAA